From Proteiniborus sp. MB09-C3, the proteins below share one genomic window:
- a CDS encoding sensor histidine kinase, whose translation MNYIFKTFFLVYMIFKMSISGQVAPIDVIIILIVISSSIFKERYINSSIISVIIAVFEIMIIALGVKHNLLFMILFAIVAYDFVRIRIYFLVIFTLLLGYYSLDLSRFIDFSLLIALSCFFAYVSTSLKVKERNYKESYDKERKYRYELEQSRVKLINMSKEIAHITEVNERNRIAREIHDTVGHKIAGILLQLQAALKLRIRDDKMSDRLLQESIENLSNTLVVLRDTVHNIKPKEKTGIEYIKQIIADFSFCHVDFSFKGDFNNISAANMEIISHSIEEALTNVMKHSKADNVTINIELYNKFIRLFIKDNGVGCEKITEGLGISGMKERLNNIGGSISISAKNGFMIVAIIPRENTQGGVSSESSHS comes from the coding sequence ATGAATTATATATTTAAGACATTCTTCCTTGTATATATGATATTTAAAATGTCTATTTCAGGGCAAGTAGCTCCTATTGATGTAATAATTATTTTGATTGTCATATCTTCAAGCATTTTTAAAGAAAGATATATTAACAGCTCAATCATAAGTGTTATTATAGCTGTATTTGAAATCATGATTATAGCTCTTGGAGTGAAGCATAATCTATTATTCATGATTCTATTTGCTATTGTGGCTTATGATTTTGTAAGGATAAGGATATATTTCTTAGTGATATTTACACTGCTGCTTGGATATTATTCATTAGACTTAAGCAGATTTATAGATTTTTCTTTGCTGATAGCCTTGAGCTGTTTTTTTGCATATGTGAGCACTAGTTTAAAGGTAAAGGAGAGAAATTATAAGGAAAGCTATGATAAAGAAAGGAAGTACAGGTATGAGCTAGAGCAAAGCAGAGTAAAGCTTATAAATATGTCGAAGGAAATAGCCCATATAACAGAAGTCAATGAAAGAAATAGAATAGCAAGAGAAATTCATGATACTGTAGGACATAAAATTGCTGGGATTCTATTACAGCTACAGGCTGCATTAAAGCTTAGAATTAGAGACGATAAAATGTCAGATAGGCTGCTTCAGGAATCTATTGAAAACCTGTCAAATACCCTAGTAGTTCTCAGAGATACTGTTCATAATATAAAACCAAAAGAAAAGACAGGCATAGAGTACATCAAACAGATTATTGCTGACTTTTCTTTTTGTCATGTAGATTTTAGCTTTAAGGGTGATTTCAATAATATTTCAGCAGCTAACATGGAAATAATCAGCCACAGCATAGAGGAAGCATTGACTAATGTTATGAAACATTCTAAAGCTGATAATGTGACGATTAATATTGAGTTATATAATAAATTTATTAGGTTATTCATCAAAGATAATGGAGTAGGCTGTGAAAAGATAACAGAAGGCCTAGGTATTAGTGGAATGAAGGAAAGACTTAACAACATAGGAGGAAGTATTTCTATTAGTGCTAAGAATGGATTTATGATTGTAGCTATTATTCCAAGGGAAAATACCCAAGGAGGTGTGAGTAGTGAAAGTTCTCATAGCTGA
- a CDS encoding response regulator transcription factor, producing the protein MKVLIADDDGLIRDSLKILLSLESDIEVVGTAINGQQAFELCQKNRPDIVLMDIRMPIMDGVLGTKLIKEHFNDIKIIILTTFKDDEYIREAIKNGAEGYILKNQSSDSIVDSLRTVYGGNTVLDKEVADTLTSMLKDKPDKKGNIYYELGKRELEILKLISEGLSNKEIGAKLYLSEGTVRNYITILLDKLSLRDRTQLAIFYLKNM; encoded by the coding sequence GTGAAAGTTCTCATAGCTGATGATGATGGATTAATTAGAGACAGCTTAAAAATACTTCTCAGTCTAGAGTCCGATATAGAGGTAGTAGGGACTGCAATAAATGGACAGCAGGCCTTTGAGCTATGTCAAAAAAATAGACCAGATATAGTTCTTATGGATATAAGAATGCCTATTATGGATGGGGTTCTGGGCACAAAGCTTATAAAAGAACATTTCAATGATATTAAAATCATCATATTGACAACCTTTAAGGATGATGAATACATAAGAGAAGCAATAAAGAACGGAGCAGAAGGTTATATATTAAAGAATCAATCTTCTGATAGTATAGTAGATAGCTTAAGAACAGTATATGGAGGAAATACTGTTCTGGATAAAGAGGTCGCAGACACTTTGACATCAATGCTAAAGGATAAACCTGATAAAAAAGGCAATATATATTATGAATTAGGGAAACGAGAGCTGGAAATATTGAAGCTTATATCAGAGGGACTATCTAATAAAGAAATAGGAGCTAAGCTCTACCTGAGCGAAGGCACTGTAAGAAATTATATAACTATACTTCTAGATAAATTAAGTTTAAGAGACAGAACTCAATTAGCTATATTTTATTTAAAAAACATGTAA
- a CDS encoding YidC/Oxa1 family membrane protein insertase, protein MLTNVFQLLLNTVNSFTSDYGLTIIIITIMINIMLLPLVIKQKKSMKDIQELNNKVNEIKDKYKNNEKKMNEELQNLYQSNPKSLLGFALLFIQAPIFVVLHKLFTKNIVNTTTKIMPWVSSLSLPDPYFILPIIYVLIQLMPSLLCYLNLIKGKNIPKLSAQTLVFPVIMALLFVAKMPSALGIYFVTSSLIQSIQQISL, encoded by the coding sequence ATGCTTACTAATGTTTTTCAATTATTATTAAATACTGTGAATAGTTTTACTAGTGACTATGGCTTAACTATAATCATAATAACTATTATGATAAATATAATGCTATTACCTTTAGTTATTAAGCAAAAAAAATCTATGAAGGATATTCAAGAATTAAATAATAAAGTCAATGAAATAAAGGATAAGTACAAGAACAATGAAAAAAAGATGAATGAAGAATTGCAGAACCTATACCAAAGTAATCCTAAATCCCTATTAGGTTTTGCATTGCTATTTATTCAGGCCCCAATCTTTGTCGTACTACACAAGTTATTCACAAAAAATATAGTTAATACTACAACAAAGATTATGCCTTGGGTATCTTCATTATCATTACCTGATCCTTATTTTATTTTACCTATTATTTATGTGCTAATACAGTTGATGCCCAGTCTGCTATGTTATTTAAACTTGATTAAAGGCAAAAATATTCCTAAACTATCTGCACAAACCTTAGTTTTTCCTGTAATTATGGCATTACTATTTGTAGCTAAAATGCCGTCTGCCTTGGGAATATATTTCGTAACCTCTTCCCTTATACAAAGCATTCAACAAATTTCTCTATAA